The Parambassis ranga chromosome 19, fParRan2.1, whole genome shotgun sequence genome contains a region encoding:
- the ccr10 gene encoding C-C chemokine receptor type 10 — MLNTTTYAMDYPGQDYPNSLDSYDYNDTVANLSNVSYLGDFDLSSDLCEADEQQEETIRMFQTCVFCFIFLLGVIGNSLVIATFALYRRLRLRSMTDVFLFHLALADLLLLLTLPLQAVDTHLGWIFSAPLCKVMRACYAVNTYSGLLLLACISVDRYMVVARAQEMLRLRTQILRAGKLAAVGVWVVAVLLSLPEILFSGVSGSGTAAYCGIQKSGHVKMATNGAIIGVFCLSLCVMVICYTSIGLVLWEGHTHRRGKQWHRQRTLKLMVALVLVFLIFQLPYTVVLSRKMAGQFCGLLMEYITCTLAFTRCCLNPILYALVGVRFRSDVLRLIHDSGCSCGLQAPHMSSTSFSASSPTYPPMSPASCSSNDVVTLHKFPGSK; from the exons ATGCTTAACACCACCACCTACG CAATGGATTACCCTGGACAAGATTATCCTAACAGCCTTGATTCCTATGACTATAATGACACAGTCGCGAATCTGAGCAACGTCTCATATCTCGGTGATTTCGACTTGTCCTCTGACTTGTGCGAGGCCGATGAACAGCAGGAAGAAACCATCCGAATGTTCCAGACCTGTGTTTTCTGCTTTATCTTCTTGTTGGGCGTGATAGGAAACAGCCTGGTGATTGCCACTTTTGCTCTGTACCGTCGCCTCCGCCTTCGCTCCATGACCGACGTGTTCCTGTTCCACCTGGCACTGGCTgaccttctcctgctcctcacGCTCCCACTGCAGGCCGTTGACACTCACCTGGGTTGGATCTTTTCTGCTCCCCTCTGCAAGGTCATGCGTGCGTGCTATGCTGTCAACACATACAGTGGGCTGTTGCTGCTGGCCTGCATCAGTGTTGACCGCTACATGGTGGTGGCTCGAGCTCAGGAGATGCTCAGGCTGCGTACTCAGATACTTAGAGCGGGGAAGCTAGCTGCTGTAGGGGTATGGGTTGTTGCAGTGCTGCTCAGTCTGCCTGAAATCCTCTTCTCTGGGGTGTCAGGATCAGGCACTGCTGCATACTGTGGCATACAAAAGAGTGGACACGTGAAGATGGCCACCAACGGTGCCATCATCGGTGTCTTCTGCCTGTCCTTATGTGTGATGGTGATATGCTACACCTCCATTGGTTTGGTGCTGTGGGAAGGTCATACCCACAGACGAGGGAAACAGTGGCATCGGCAGCGGACCCTTAAGCTGATGGTGGCTCTGGTGCTGGTTTTCCTCATCTTCCAGCTGCCATATACTGTGGTGCTGTCTCGCAAAATGGCAGGCCAGTTCTGTGGCCTGCTGATGGAGTACATCACCTGCACTTTGGCGTTCACTCGCTGTTGCCTCAATCCGATCTTGTATGCTCTGGTGGGCGTGCGCTTCCGATCTGACGTGCTGAGGCTCATCCACGATTCAGGCTGCTCATGTGGGCTCCAGGCACCACACATGAGCTCAACctccttctctgcctcttcACCCACCTACCCTCCAATGTCTCCAGCCAGCTGTTCCAGCAATGACGTAGTAACTCTACACAAGTTTCCAGGATCAAAATAA
- the LOC114452086 gene encoding receptor activity-modifying protein 1: MTLWVTDRPQRFLLSTMILYLLLFPSLMLGIAELQSSDISEEEQAGDDLKTLINGTSSLYQEEKNQLKDNLQSNQTTDVIAEDDESFQDQENLFSGNRCQRDLLVEFSHYYCGEDFHKEMQTINKDTWCVLENIIRPYNNLTVCLERLSHLTGCFFPNPQIQDFFLYIHSIYFKDCTEEELVLEDAPHGLVITLTLIPVSLIPILVYMVVWKSKVQT; the protein is encoded by the exons ATGACACTTTGGGTCACAGATCGGCCTCAGAGGTTCCTGCTGTCCACCATGATCCTCTACCTCCTTCTCTTCCCTAGTCTCATGCTCG GTATTGCGGAATTACAATCCTCCGACATCAGCGAGGAGGAGCAGGCCGGAGATGACTTAA AAACACTGATAAATGGGACTTCCAGTTTGTACCAAGAGGAGAAGAATCAGCTCAAGGATAACCTACAGAGCAACCAAACAACTGATGTTATCGCAGAGGATGATG AGAGTTTCCAGGACCAAGAAAACTTGTTCTCAGGCAACCGCTGCCAACGGGACTTGCTGGTAGAGTTCAGTCACTACTACTGTGGTGAAGATTTTCACAAGGAAATGCAGACTATCAACAAAGATACCTGGTGTGTCCTAGAAAATATCATCAG ACCTTACAACAACCTGACGGTGTGCCTGGAGAGGCTGAGCCATTTGACGGGCTGCTTCTTCCCAAACCCCCAGATTCAGGATTTTTTCCTCTACATCCACTCCATCTACTTCAAGGACTGCACTGAGGAGGAGCTTGTGCTGGAGGATGCTCCCCACGGGCTGGTGATCACTCTCACTCTCATCCCTGTGAGCCTGATCCCCATTCTGGTCTATATGGTGGTTTGGAAAAGTAAAGTGCAAACCTAA
- the LOC114451587 gene encoding C-type lectin domain family 4 member M-like, with protein sequence MVSVTSAKQEQEETSGCLRIKKSANCRHHCPVLCLSTLCILLLVSCVALSVLYNTESESTPEWRSLLFDYQNISDNYPTLTESNFDLRGENEVLKKQNLWLDEQNNVLNKTSTRLVSLNAALSSQSNELMEQIVNLTSANLQLTQEHERLVRFSSELEEEKVNMSDTIKRLIGFNAQQEEDRQRLSQLNSLLRDELLQTREENQEMSNTFQEEFKQLQERVSELQEENQNMSTVLINQRQEAAEQERSRMEEMKLMEADLNSTKEAYHCLDFYCPVVNHKTKERICRQCPYSWKLFQAKCYYFSSRTLTWSSSRAWCQTQGGDLLIVNSKLEQIFVFESSLALQQSSSSSSSRLWIGLTDAEVEGQWLWVDSSEVTNDVQ encoded by the exons ATGGTCTCAGTGACTTCAGCcaaacaggaacaggaagaaa cttCAGGTTGCCTCAGGATCAAGAAATCGGCGAACTGCCGTCACCACTGTCCCGTCTTGTGCCTGTCGACGCTCTGCATCTTGCTGCTTGTGAGCTGCGTAGCTCTTTCTGTTCTGT ATAACACTGAATCCGAGAGCACACCAGAGTGGAGAAGCCTCCTGTTTGACTACCAGAACATCAGTGATAATTACCCCACCCTGACCGAATCAAACTTTGACCTGAGAGGTGAAAATGAAGTACTAAAGAAGCAGAATTTATGGTTGGATGAACAGAACAACGTCCTTAACAAGACTTCAACCAGACTTGTGTCTCTTAATGCCGCTTTGAGTTCACAAAGCAACGAGTTAATGGAGCAAATAGTAAATCTGACCTCAGCAAACTTACAGCTCACACAAGAACATGAGCGGCTGGTCCGCTTCAGTTctgagctggaagaggagaaggtGAACATGTCTGACACCATCAAACGTCTCATCGGCTTCAAtgctcagcaggaggaggacaggcagCGACTGTCTCAGCTGAACAGCCTCCTGAGGGACGAACTGCTTCAAACCAGAGAAGAGAATCAAGAAATGAGCAACACGTTCCAAGAAGAATTTAAACAGCTTCAGGAGCGAGTATCAGAGCTTCAAGAAGAGAACCAGAACATGAGCACAGTGCTGATAAACCAGCGtcaggaggcagcagagcaggagaggagcaggatgGAGGAAATGAAGCTGATGGAGGCTGATCTGAATTCAACAAAGGAGGCCTACCACTGTTTAGACTTCTACTGTCCTGTGGTTAACCACAAGACCAAAG AGCGAATTTGCAGACAATGTCCCTACAGCTGGAAACTGTTTCAGGCAAAGTGTTACTACTTCTCCTCTCGCACGCTgacctggagctccagcagagccTGGTGCCAGACACAAGGGGGCGACCTCCTCATTGTTAACAGCAAGCTCGAGCAG atCTTTGTTTTCGAGAGCAGCTTGGCTCtgcaacagagcagcagcagcagcagcagcaggctgtggaTCGGCCTGACGGATGCAGAGGTGGAGGGCCAGTGGCTCTGGGTGGACAGCAGCGAGGTCACCAATGATGTGCAGTAA
- the LOC114452144 gene encoding endonuclease domain-containing 1 protein-like, protein METKLPVEKQKLLLLLTCELQGSSSQFIPSTVCEGNDNLCVHSIQMKKSALCALLILALAVSLIAADVGDFFPCQQSFYNSWPPKGFTGTPICQRFYNQYHFATLYSRPRRSPWFSAYLYTVPCGKRPTPPWKFEPQLAYPLANGNMIPFPWGPVDQNVVESQAVVHDYINSTYSRGHLNPSLHHQSHEARSATFTFTNVVPQKEGSNDGPWALLEHTVNKTLAAYCLGEAYIVTGIIPYRNDEHWIRSRVAVPEYMWSAYCCPKYNCSLPQHLQGTFPTYAAIGRNDPNSTEEIVPVSPTAKKQFMGYDVRQMSLETLEMYLKDRFHTVVSIFYEQCRDQ, encoded by the exons ATGGAAACCAAGCTTCctgtagaaaaacagaaactgctTCTGCTTTTAACATGTGAACTGCAAGGGAGCAGCTCTCAGTTCATTCCTAGCACTGTGTGTGAAGGCAATGACAACCTCTGTGTGCACTCGATCCAGATGAAGAAGTCAGCTCTCTGCGCTCTGCTCATCCTGGCACTGGCTGTCAGCCTGATTGCTGCTGACGTCGGGGATTTCTTTCCGTGCCAGCAGTCCTTTTACAACTCATGGCCTCCTAAAGGTTTCACAGGGACCCCCATATGCCAGCGTTTTTACAACCAGTACCACTTCGCCACGCTGTACAGTCGACCTCGACGCTCGCCATGGTTCTCGGCCTATTTGTACACAGTTCCTTGTGGGAAGAGGCCAACTCCACCCTGGAAGTTTGAGCCGCAG TTAGCGTACCCTTTAGCCAATGGCAACATGATCCCTTTCCCATGGGGCCCTGTGGACCAGAACGTTGTTGAAAGCCAAGCAGTGGTTCACGACTACATAAACTCCACCTACTCTCGTGGCCACCTGAATCCGAGCCTTCACCACCAGAGCCACGAGGCCCGTTCCGCTACCTTCACCTTCACCAACGTGGTTCCCCAAAAGGAAGGTTCTAACGACGGGCCCTGGGCATTGTTGGAACACACTGTCAACAAGACTTTAGCAGCTTACTGTCTGGGAGAGGCCTACATAGTGACCGGCATCATCCCCTACAGAAATGACGAGCACTGGATCAGGAGTCGTGTGGCAGTGCCGGAGTATATGTGGTCTGCATACTGCTGCCCGAAGTACAACTGCAGTCTTCCGCAACACCTGCAGGGCACTTTTCCCACGTATGCCGCCATTGGACGCAACGACCCCAACAGCACTGAGGAGATAGTGCCTGTAAGCCCTACAGCCAAGAAACAGTTTATGGGGTACGACGTTAGACAAATGTCCCTGGAAACACTTGAGATGTACCTAAAGGACAGATTCCACACTGTGGTCAGTATTTTCTATGAGCAGTGCAGGGATCAGTGA
- the LOC114452325 gene encoding DELTA-stichotoxin-Hcr4a-like, which yields MTESAEAVAASLKSRRNVTIEITNLTNNYCLIDPKVYLDSGCCHSPPQPTVRPLKTELCNFSKTSVKATGAVGVLTYDLFERQSNSAKETLAIMFSIPYDNNMYKNWLALGIYNKGKVCDKKLYEEMYYNKEQQGFVREEAKGSGLTFEGRSLDIKATMSPLGRAIMKVEVWDKLFSPMQQQHY from the exons ATGACCGAATCAGCAGAAGCTGTTGCTGCCAGCCTCAAAAGCCGAAGGAATGTCACCATCGAGATCACCAACCTCACCAATAATTACTGCCTCATTGACCCCAA GGTTTACTTGGATAGTGGCTGCTGCCACAGCCCTCCCCAACCTACAGTGCGCCCACTCAAGACCGAACTGTGCAACTTCAGCAAGACCAGCGTCAAGGCGACAGGTGCGGTGGGCGTCCTGACCTACGACCTGTTCGAGAGGCAAAGCAACTCCGCCAAAGAGACACTCGCCATAATGTTCTCCATCCCCTACGACAACAACATGTACAAGAACTGGCTGGCTCTGGGTATCTACAACAAGGGCAAAGTGTGCGACAAAAAACTGTATGAAGAGATGTATTACAACAAGGAGCAGCAAGGCTTCGTGCGGGAGGAGGCCAAAGGCAGCGGCCTCACCTTCGAGGGCAGGAGCCTGGACATCAAGGCCACCATGTCCCCGCTGGGCAGGGCCATCATGAAGGTGGAGGTGTGGGACAAGCTCTTCTCCCCCATGCAGCAGCAACATTACTGA
- the LOC114452307 gene encoding DELTA-actitoxin-Aeq1c-like — protein MPETAESHSVSLTTNRNCTIEITNVSSVYCLVNPKVHVESGFTFSPPQPTVRTTKTEVCSFTKDDNTASGAVGVLTYELFDMRNRNCNELMAIMFSVPFDYNFYKNWLGVGIFEHTRACDKKLFELMYNDKDFTNFVRQEANGSSVTYQGRTLDVRACMSDDGKAIIKLELYDKMGR, from the exons ATGCCTGAGACCGCAGAGTCCCACTCAGTTTCTCTCACCACTAATCGTAACTGCACCATTGAGATCACCAATGTCAGCTCTGTGTACTGCCTCGTCAACCCAAA GGTGCACGTGGAGAGTGGCTTCACCTTCAGTCCTCCCCAGCCCACAGTGCGCACCACCAAAACTGAGGTGTGCTCCTTCACCAAGGATGACAACACTGCATCGGGTGCCGTGGGCGTCTTGACCTATGAGCTCTTCGACATGCGTAACCGCAACTGCAACGAGCTGATGGCCATCATGTTCTCTGTGCCGTTCGACTACAATTTCTACAAGAACTGGCTGGGGGTGGGCATCTTCGAACACACGAGGGCCTGTGACAAGAAGCTGTTCGAGCTCATGTACAATGACAAAGATTTCACCAACTTTGTGCGACAGGAGGCCAACGGCTCCAGCGTGACGTACCAGGGAAGAACACTGGACGTCAGGGCCTGCATGTCCGACGACGGGAAGGCCATTATCAAACTAGAGCTGTATGATAAAATGGGTAGATAA